The following are encoded in a window of Halosolutus halophilus genomic DNA:
- a CDS encoding 50S ribosomal protein L3 gives MPQSNAPRKGSLGFGPRKRATSEVPRFNSWPDDDGQPTLQGFAGYKAGMTHVVMVDDQANSPTEGMEQTVPVTIVETPPMRAVALRAYEDTPYGKKPVTEVWTDEFVAELDRVLDLPGDDYDTDAAADELRGLLEEGRVDDVRVITHTVPGDVPSVPKKKPDVMETRVGGGSVEERVDYALELLEDGGGEHVMNDVFRAGEYVDASGVTKGKGTQGPVKRWGVQKRKGKHARQGWRRRIGNLGPWNPSRVRSTVPQQGQTGYHQRTELNKRLVDIGDGADATVDGGFVNYGEVDGPHALIKGSLPGPEQRLVRFRPAIRPGDQPRLDPEVRYVSTASNQG, from the coding sequence ATGCCACAATCAAACGCACCACGCAAAGGCTCACTCGGGTTCGGCCCACGAAAGCGTGCGACCAGCGAGGTCCCGCGCTTCAACTCGTGGCCGGACGACGACGGACAGCCGACGCTCCAGGGTTTCGCGGGCTACAAAGCCGGCATGACCCACGTCGTCATGGTCGACGACCAAGCGAATTCGCCGACCGAGGGGATGGAACAGACCGTCCCCGTGACGATCGTGGAGACGCCGCCGATGCGCGCGGTCGCTCTGCGAGCGTACGAAGACACCCCGTACGGCAAGAAGCCGGTCACCGAGGTCTGGACCGACGAGTTCGTTGCCGAACTCGATCGCGTCCTCGACCTCCCCGGTGACGACTACGACACCGACGCAGCCGCGGACGAACTCCGCGGCCTCCTCGAGGAGGGGCGCGTCGACGACGTGCGAGTCATCACGCACACGGTTCCCGGGGACGTTCCCTCGGTACCCAAGAAGAAGCCGGACGTGATGGAAACGCGCGTTGGCGGCGGCTCCGTCGAGGAGCGCGTCGACTACGCCCTCGAACTGCTCGAGGACGGCGGCGGCGAACACGTCATGAACGACGTGTTCCGCGCCGGCGAGTACGTCGACGCGAGCGGCGTCACGAAAGGGAAAGGAACCCAGGGTCCCGTCAAGCGCTGGGGCGTCCAGAAACGCAAGGGCAAACACGCCCGGCAAGGCTGGCGCCGCCGCATCGGGAACCTCGGTCCCTGGAATCCGTCCCGCGTCCGGTCGACGGTCCCGCAGCAGGGCCAGACCGGCTACCACCAGCGGACGGAACTGAACAAGCGCCTCGTCGACATCGGCGACGGGGCTGACGCGACGGTCGACGGCGGCTTCGTCAACTACGGCGAAGTCGACGGACCGCACGCGCTGATCAAGGGCTCGCTCCCCGGGCCGGAACAGCGTCTCGTACGCTTCCGCCCGGCGATCCGACCCGGAGACCAGCCGCGCCTCGATCCCGAGGTGCGTTACGTCTCCACCGCATCCAACCAGGGCTAA
- a CDS encoding RNA methyltransferase — protein sequence MTVSVLVPSSLTREAEDKREATRKLGYVARAATIFRADRLIIFPDREGETGRFDGGFVSTVLRYAATPPYLRNEVWGMRDELEYAGVLPPLRATSQTGSESDGSGSSRQGIVTEVGPEGRVRVNCGLQHPISLNTPPKMEVDEGERVTVRISSRRPVRAKLVDEPLPGLSVERTDLSTALGREDAGVRIASSRYGEHLTVGRLATLAGRVERDGMTVAFGAPERGLPDILGIEASAVAAAHDAGADGDDGVEPTADPGFDLWLNTVPDQGSEVVRTEEALFATLAPLSLRE from the coding sequence ATGACCGTCAGCGTACTCGTGCCGTCGTCGCTCACCCGGGAGGCCGAGGACAAACGCGAGGCGACTCGCAAACTCGGATACGTCGCCCGCGCGGCGACCATCTTCCGGGCCGATCGCCTGATCATCTTCCCCGATCGGGAGGGCGAAACCGGGCGGTTCGACGGCGGGTTCGTAAGCACAGTGTTGCGGTACGCCGCGACGCCCCCGTACCTCCGCAACGAGGTTTGGGGGATGCGGGACGAACTGGAGTACGCGGGCGTACTGCCGCCGCTCCGCGCCACGTCACAGACCGGCTCCGAATCAGACGGTTCGGGGTCGTCAAGACAAGGGATCGTGACCGAGGTCGGACCTGAAGGGCGCGTCCGGGTCAATTGCGGCTTGCAACACCCGATCTCCCTCAACACGCCTCCGAAAATGGAGGTCGACGAGGGGGAGCGCGTGACCGTCAGGATCTCTTCGCGACGACCGGTCCGGGCGAAACTCGTCGACGAGCCCCTCCCGGGGCTGTCGGTCGAGCGGACGGACCTTTCGACAGCACTCGGCCGTGAGGACGCCGGCGTTCGCATCGCGTCGTCCCGGTACGGTGAGCACCTCACCGTGGGACGGCTCGCGACGCTGGCCGGACGGGTCGAACGGGACGGGATGACCGTCGCGTTCGGCGCGCCCGAGAGAGGGCTGCCGGACATCCTCGGAATCGAGGCATCCGCCGTCGCTGCTGCACACGACGCAGGGGCCGACGGGGATGACGGAGTCGAACCCACAGCCGATCCGGGGTTCGACCTCTGGCTGAACACGGTTCCGGATCAGGGAAGCGAGGTCGTGCGAACGGAGGAGGCTCTGTTCGCGACCCTCGCTCCCCTCTCACTGAGAGAGTGA
- a CDS encoding 30S ribosomal protein S8: MTGNDPLSNALSGLDNAESVGHLTHEVTPASNEIGSVLEVFYDRGYIDGFEYVDDGKAGQFEVELKGAINECGPVKPRYAAGADDFEKWEKRYLPARDFGALVVTTSSGIMSHYEAREQGIGGQVIAYVY; the protein is encoded by the coding sequence ATGACCGGAAACGATCCACTCAGCAACGCGCTCTCTGGGCTCGATAACGCCGAGAGCGTCGGTCATCTGACCCACGAGGTAACGCCCGCCTCGAACGAGATCGGCAGCGTGCTCGAGGTCTTCTACGACCGCGGGTACATCGACGGCTTCGAGTACGTCGACGACGGCAAAGCCGGTCAGTTCGAGGTCGAACTGAAAGGAGCGATCAACGAGTGTGGCCCCGTCAAGCCCCGCTACGCCGCAGGCGCCGACGACTTCGAGAAGTGGGAGAAGCGCTATCTCCCCGCTCGGGACTTCGGTGCGCTCGTCGTGACGACGAGCAGCGGTATCATGAGCCACTACGAGGCTCGTGAGCAGGGGATCGGCGGCCAGGTGATCGCATACGTCTACTAA
- the rpl4p gene encoding 50S ribosomal protein L4: MDATVRDLDGSDAGQVELPAVFETQYRPDLIARAVRVAQANRKQDYGADEFAGMRTPAESFGSGRGMAHVPRQDGRGRRVPQTVKGRKAHPPKAEKDWTESINTKEKKLAVRSAIAATTDADLVAERGHEFDDDADIPVVVSDEFEDLEKTKEVVEFLEAAGLDADIERADEGRGVRSGRGKTRGRKYKEPSSILFVTSSETGPSRAARNLAGADVATAAEVNAEDLAPGAQPGRLTVWTESALEEVADR, from the coding sequence ATGGACGCAACAGTACGAGACCTGGACGGTTCGGACGCGGGGCAGGTCGAGCTCCCGGCGGTCTTCGAGACCCAGTACCGCCCGGACCTGATCGCCCGCGCGGTCCGTGTCGCCCAGGCAAACCGGAAACAGGACTACGGCGCCGACGAGTTCGCCGGCATGCGAACGCCGGCGGAATCGTTCGGCAGCGGCCGGGGGATGGCCCACGTCCCGCGACAGGACGGACGCGGTCGTCGCGTTCCCCAGACGGTCAAGGGACGCAAGGCCCACCCGCCGAAAGCCGAGAAGGACTGGACTGAATCGATCAACACGAAAGAGAAGAAACTGGCCGTCCGCAGCGCGATCGCTGCGACGACCGACGCCGACCTCGTCGCCGAGCGCGGCCACGAGTTCGACGACGACGCCGACATTCCGGTCGTCGTCTCCGACGAGTTCGAGGACCTCGAGAAGACGAAAGAGGTCGTCGAGTTCCTCGAGGCCGCCGGCCTCGACGCGGACATCGAACGCGCCGACGAGGGTCGGGGCGTCCGATCGGGTCGCGGAAAGACCCGCGGACGCAAGTACAAGGAGCCGTCGTCGATCCTGTTCGTGACCTCGAGCGAGACCGGCCCGTCCCGTGCGGCCCGGAATCTCGCCGGCGCGGACGTCGCGACGGCCGCGGAGGTCAACGCGGAGGATCTGGCACCGGGCGCACAGCCCGGTCGCCTGACCGTCTGGACCGAGAGCGCGCTCGAGGAGGTGGCGGACCGATGA
- a CDS encoding ribonuclease P protein component 1: MPLTPETLPRHELNGLPVRIVESDDPSRVGIAGRVVIETTNTLSIEVRDDGESRVVMVPKSGSTFEFAITDDAADSAKGSGTASKLADTQPDTSDESDRSDRAGGDAASCRGDAPSRDHRHAAGEDVAYVTVDGSRLLSRPARRTETNGDSPWQ; this comes from the coding sequence ATGCCACTGACACCCGAGACACTGCCGCGACACGAACTCAACGGCCTCCCCGTGCGGATCGTCGAGAGCGACGATCCCTCGCGGGTCGGCATAGCGGGGCGTGTCGTCATCGAGACGACGAACACCCTGTCCATCGAAGTTCGTGACGACGGCGAATCTCGGGTCGTCATGGTACCGAAATCGGGCTCGACGTTCGAGTTCGCGATCACAGATGACGCCGCCGACTCCGCGAAGGGGTCGGGGACCGCGTCCAAACTGGCCGACACTCAACCCGACACGTCCGATGAATCGGACAGGTCGGACCGAGCTGGCGGCGATGCCGCTAGCTGTCGTGGCGATGCCCCCTCGCGGGACCACCGCCACGCTGCCGGCGAGGACGTGGCCTACGTTACGGTCGATGGCTCGCGACTGCTCTCACGACCCGCCCGACGCACGGAAACGAATGGTGATTCACCATGGCAATAG
- a CDS encoding 30S ribosomal protein S3 produces MADEHQFIENGLQRSQIDEFFAEELGRAGYGGMDVAKTPMGTQIVLKAEKPGMVIGKGGENIRKVTTALEEKFNLEDPQIDVQEVDEPDLNARIVADRLANALERGWYFRKAGHTTIDRIMEAGALGAEIVLSGKVTGARSRVEKFNRGYIKHNGEPAEEVVDHGQGVAVMKLGTIGVNVKIIPPGAELPDDFQIHEDLDPEEVVPDAVEANEAEGVEELLEGEPEETDAADAGVEAAADEADEPEPELDEDVEEVIEEEVEASEDEDVEIPDESPIEEDLDELEEDVEAEAEELVAEMDDEGDADEGGDA; encoded by the coding sequence ATGGCTGACGAACACCAGTTCATCGAAAACGGCCTGCAGCGGTCACAGATCGACGAGTTCTTCGCCGAAGAACTCGGCCGCGCGGGCTACGGTGGCATGGACGTCGCCAAGACGCCGATGGGAACCCAGATCGTCCTCAAGGCCGAGAAGCCGGGGATGGTCATCGGCAAAGGCGGCGAGAACATCCGGAAGGTCACGACGGCCCTCGAGGAGAAGTTCAACCTCGAGGACCCCCAGATCGACGTCCAGGAGGTCGACGAACCCGACCTCAATGCACGGATCGTCGCGGACCGACTGGCCAACGCGCTCGAGCGCGGCTGGTACTTCCGGAAGGCCGGTCACACGACGATCGACCGGATCATGGAGGCCGGCGCACTCGGCGCCGAGATCGTCCTCTCGGGGAAGGTCACGGGCGCACGATCGCGCGTCGAGAAGTTCAACCGTGGCTACATCAAGCACAACGGCGAACCCGCAGAGGAGGTCGTCGACCACGGCCAGGGCGTCGCGGTCATGAAACTCGGCACCATCGGGGTCAACGTCAAGATCATCCCGCCGGGTGCCGAGTTGCCCGACGACTTCCAGATCCACGAGGACCTCGATCCCGAGGAAGTCGTGCCGGACGCCGTCGAGGCCAACGAGGCCGAAGGCGTCGAGGAACTGCTCGAGGGCGAACCCGAGGAGACCGACGCGGCCGACGCCGGCGTCGAAGCCGCGGCCGACGAGGCCGACGAGCCCGAGCCCGAACTCGATGAAGACGTCGAGGAAGTCATCGAGGAAGAAGTCGAGGCCAGCGAGGACGAGGACGTCGAGATTCCCGACGAGTCGCCGATCGAGGAGGACCTCGACGAACTCGAGGAAGACGTCGAAGCGGAAGCCGAGGAACTCGTCGCCGAGATGGACGACGAGGGAGATGCAGACGAGGGGGGTGACGCCTGA
- a CDS encoding 50S ribosomal protein L14, translated as MEAMKADVTQGLKKGSLVTCADNTGARELKIISVSGYHGTKNRQPKAGLGDKVTVSVTKGTPEMRRQVLEAVIVRQRKPIRRPDGTRLKFEDNAAVIIDENEEPRGTEIKGPIAREVAERFGAIASTATMIV; from the coding sequence ATGGAGGCGATGAAAGCCGACGTCACGCAGGGACTGAAGAAGGGATCCCTGGTCACGTGTGCCGACAACACCGGCGCACGTGAACTGAAGATCATCAGCGTCTCGGGCTACCACGGCACCAAGAACCGCCAGCCGAAGGCGGGACTCGGCGACAAGGTGACCGTCTCGGTCACGAAGGGGACTCCCGAGATGCGCCGGCAGGTCCTCGAGGCCGTCATCGTCCGCCAGCGGAAACCGATCCGCCGGCCCGACGGCACCCGCCTCAAGTTCGAGGACAACGCGGCGGTCATCATCGACGAGAACGAAGAGCCCCGAGGCACGGAGATCAAGGGGCCGATCGCCCGCGAGGTCGCAGAACGCTTCGGAGCAATCGCGTCCACCGCGACGATGATCGTATAG
- a CDS encoding 50S ribosomal protein L22 — MGINYSVDADPDATAKAMLRERHMSHKHSKEVAREIKGRTVEDARAYLQDVIDEEQSVPFRSHNSGVGHRSDIDGWDAGRYPEKVSGAFLDLLENVEANADHQGFDGSSMEIVHVAAHKVGESVGRKPRAMGRASSWNTPEVDVEIVVSEDGTEDEEGDS; from the coding sequence ATGGGAATCAACTACTCAGTCGACGCGGACCCGGACGCGACCGCGAAAGCGATGCTCCGGGAGCGTCACATGAGCCACAAGCACAGCAAGGAGGTCGCCCGCGAGATCAAGGGCCGAACCGTCGAAGACGCCCGGGCGTACCTGCAGGACGTGATCGACGAAGAGCAGTCCGTGCCGTTTCGCTCGCACAACAGCGGCGTCGGTCACCGCTCGGACATCGACGGCTGGGACGCCGGCCGCTACCCCGAGAAGGTCTCGGGGGCGTTCCTCGATCTCCTCGAGAACGTCGAAGCCAACGCGGACCACCAGGGCTTCGACGGATCGTCGATGGAAATCGTCCACGTCGCCGCCCACAAGGTCGGCGAGTCGGTCGGTCGCAAGCCCCGCGCGATGGGGCGGGCGAGTTCCTGGAACACGCCGGAAGTCGACGTCGAGATCGTCGTCAGCGAGGACGGAACAGAGGACGAAGAAGGTGATAGCTAA
- a CDS encoding 50S ribosomal protein L6: protein MRVELEIPEPVSVEVDHLDVTVDGPEGTVSRRLWYPDVTVELEDDTVVIESEAEDAKTNATVGTFESHIRNAFHGVTEGWEYKMEVFYSHFPMQVRSEGDEVVIENFLGEKAARRTTIHGETEVSVDDEKLVLSGPDKEDVGQTAADIEQLTRVSGKDTRVFQDGVYITEKPAKGGA, encoded by the coding sequence ATGCGAGTCGAACTGGAAATACCCGAACCCGTATCCGTCGAGGTCGACCATCTCGACGTGACCGTCGATGGACCGGAAGGCACCGTTTCGCGGCGCCTCTGGTACCCCGACGTGACCGTCGAACTCGAGGACGACACCGTGGTGATCGAAAGCGAGGCCGAGGACGCGAAGACCAACGCGACCGTCGGCACGTTCGAGAGCCACATCCGGAACGCTTTCCACGGCGTGACCGAGGGCTGGGAGTACAAGATGGAAGTCTTCTACTCTCACTTCCCGATGCAGGTCCGCTCGGAGGGCGACGAGGTCGTCATCGAGAACTTCCTCGGCGAGAAGGCAGCGCGACGAACGACTATCCACGGTGAGACCGAGGTCTCCGTCGACGACGAGAAACTCGTCCTGTCCGGCCCGGACAAGGAGGACGTCGGACAGACGGCGGCGGACATCGAGCAGCTGACGCGCGTCAGCGGCAAGGACACCCGCGTCTTCCAGGACGGGGTCTACATCACCGAAAAACCCGCCAAAGGAGGTGCCTGA
- a CDS encoding 50S ribosomal protein L5 yields the protein MSSEAEADFHEMREPRVEKVVVHMGVGRGGRELGKAEEIIEEITGQESVRTQAKKTEPDFGIRQGDPIGTKVTLRGEDASDFLEKSLPLADLSTTQFDDTGNFSFGVEEHTEFPSQEYDPNVGIYGLDVTVNLVRPGYRVAKRDKASRSIPSSHRLTPGDAIAFLEATFDVTVEESADE from the coding sequence ATGAGTAGCGAGGCCGAAGCCGACTTCCACGAGATGCGCGAACCGCGCGTCGAGAAGGTCGTCGTCCACATGGGCGTCGGTCGCGGTGGCCGCGAACTCGGGAAGGCCGAGGAAATCATCGAGGAGATCACGGGTCAGGAGAGCGTCCGAACCCAGGCGAAGAAGACCGAACCCGACTTCGGGATTCGCCAGGGCGACCCGATCGGCACGAAGGTGACCCTTCGTGGCGAGGACGCTTCCGACTTCCTCGAAAAGTCGCTGCCGCTCGCGGACCTCTCCACGACGCAGTTCGACGACACGGGGAACTTCAGCTTCGGTGTCGAGGAACACACCGAGTTCCCCAGCCAGGAGTACGACCCGAACGTCGGGATCTACGGGCTGGACGTCACCGTCAACCTGGTGCGTCCGGGCTACCGGGTGGCCAAACGTGACAAGGCCAGCCGATCGATCCCGTCGAGCCACCGACTGACGCCCGGGGACGCGATCGCGTTCCTCGAGGCGACATTCGACGTCACCGTGGAGGAGTCCGCAGATGAGTGA
- a CDS encoding 30S ribosomal protein S4e, producing MTNHQKRLSVPKSWPVERKTDVFTVKAGAGPHGKEGVPLVVLLRDVLGYVDSKKEARYALSEDAILVNGDPINDEQRPIGMFDIVAFPGREEYYRVFPDEGGRLALTEIDAEAAGSRLGKIEGKQQVPGGDTQLTLHDGTNVVVDEEEYSTNDSIVVDNDDKSIVAHFPFEEGALVTAVRGNHGGKIGEIDAIDVTPGSGPNTISVTTDDGGFETIEEYVVVIDENFTGDDDE from the coding sequence ATGACGAACCACCAGAAACGACTGTCAGTACCGAAGTCCTGGCCGGTCGAGCGCAAGACCGACGTCTTCACGGTCAAGGCCGGTGCCGGCCCGCACGGTAAGGAGGGCGTGCCGCTCGTCGTCCTGCTGCGGGACGTGCTCGGCTACGTCGACTCGAAGAAGGAAGCCCGATACGCCCTGAGCGAGGACGCGATCCTCGTCAACGGGGATCCGATCAACGACGAACAGCGCCCGATCGGCATGTTCGACATCGTTGCCTTCCCCGGGCGCGAGGAGTACTACCGCGTCTTCCCCGACGAGGGCGGTCGGCTCGCGCTGACCGAGATCGACGCCGAGGCCGCCGGAAGCCGCCTCGGCAAGATCGAGGGCAAACAGCAGGTCCCGGGTGGCGACACCCAGTTGACCCTGCACGACGGGACGAACGTCGTCGTCGACGAGGAGGAGTACAGCACGAACGACTCGATCGTCGTCGACAACGACGACAAGTCGATCGTCGCCCACTTCCCGTTCGAGGAGGGCGCGCTCGTCACGGCCGTCCGTGGCAACCACGGCGGCAAGATCGGCGAGATCGACGCGATCGACGTCACGCCGGGCAGCGGCCCGAACACCATCAGCGTCACCACCGACGATGGCGGCTTCGAAACCATCGAGGAGTACGTCGTCGTGATCGACGAGAACTTCACGGGTGATGACGATGAGTAG
- the rpmC gene encoding 50S ribosomal protein L29, whose protein sequence is MAILHVEEIRDMTPAEREEELDELETELLNQKSVLAAGGAPENPGRIGELRRTIARIKTIQSEEGDFDDE, encoded by the coding sequence ATGGCGATCCTCCACGTCGAAGAGATCCGCGACATGACGCCCGCCGAACGGGAGGAAGAACTCGACGAACTCGAGACGGAACTGCTGAACCAGAAGTCCGTCCTCGCGGCCGGTGGGGCCCCGGAGAACCCGGGCCGGATCGGCGAACTGCGTCGCACGATCGCTCGGATCAAGACGATCCAGAGCGAGGAAGGCGATTTCGACGACGAATAA
- the rplX gene encoding 50S ribosomal protein L24 codes for MTRQPHKQRTETERAPLHKRQKQLHATLSDELREEYDTRRTRVNAGDTVEVMRGDHAGESGEVLRAILEDGTIHVEDVTVETADGEEVPRPLDPSNVRITELDLEDERREARLEGDTE; via the coding sequence ATGACCAGACAACCACACAAACAGCGAACCGAGACGGAGCGTGCCCCGCTGCACAAGCGACAGAAGCAGCTCCACGCGACGCTGTCCGACGAGCTCCGCGAGGAGTACGACACCCGTCGCACCCGCGTCAACGCGGGCGACACGGTCGAAGTCATGCGTGGCGACCACGCCGGCGAAAGCGGCGAGGTCCTGCGTGCGATCCTCGAAGACGGGACGATCCACGTCGAGGACGTGACCGTCGAGACGGCCGACGGTGAAGAAGTGCCGCGGCCGCTCGACCCCTCGAACGTCCGCATCACGGAGCTCGACCTCGAGGACGAGCGTCGCGAAGCACGGCTTGAAGGTGATACCGAATGA
- a CDS encoding 30S ribosomal protein S19: MSQEYRTGREGEFTYRGHTLEELQNMELDEVAELLPARKRRSIERGLSVEKQKLLEEAREKDEEETTNAPIRTHLRDMPVVPEFVGLTFEVYNGQSFERVRVEPEMIGHYLGEFQLTRTSVEHGQAGIGATRSSKFVPLK, from the coding sequence ATGAGCCAGGAGTACAGAACCGGTCGCGAAGGTGAGTTCACCTACCGCGGCCACACGCTCGAGGAGCTGCAGAACATGGAGCTCGACGAGGTTGCGGAACTGCTACCCGCTCGCAAGCGGCGAAGTATCGAACGCGGACTCTCCGTCGAGAAGCAGAAGCTTCTCGAGGAGGCCCGCGAGAAAGACGAGGAAGAGACGACGAACGCGCCGATCCGGACGCACCTGCGCGACATGCCGGTGGTACCGGAGTTCGTCGGGCTGACCTTCGAGGTCTACAACGGACAGTCCTTCGAACGCGTCCGCGTCGAACCCGAGATGATCGGACACTATCTCGGCGAGTTCCAGCTAACCCGAACGTCCGTCGAACACGGACAGGCCGGTATCGGCGCGACTCGTTCCTCGAAGTTCGTCCCACTGAAGTGA
- a CDS encoding 30S ribosomal protein S14, which yields MSESETENDHTGEHAAKRTGQIEECQRCGRKQGLVGKYDINLCRQCFREIARDMGFKKYR from the coding sequence ATGAGTGAAAGCGAAACCGAAAACGATCACACGGGCGAGCACGCGGCAAAGCGTACCGGCCAGATCGAGGAGTGCCAGCGCTGCGGTCGCAAACAGGGACTCGTCGGCAAGTACGACATCAACCTGTGCCGGCAGTGCTTCCGCGAGATCGCCCGCGACATGGGATTCAAGAAGTATCGATAA
- a CDS encoding HalOD1 output domain-containing protein yields the protein MRTELTHDDDADEYQYDQTNGRYVFHHDSDGSATITATIVHALASIAETDVSQGEFSLYDSVDPDALDRIFSKKADGTERSGGHVAFTALEHEVFVYANGDVIIYPPSQTRR from the coding sequence ATGCGAACAGAACTGACACACGACGACGACGCAGACGAATACCAGTACGATCAGACTAACGGCCGTTACGTCTTCCATCACGACAGCGACGGCAGTGCGACGATCACCGCGACGATCGTCCACGCGCTCGCGTCGATCGCCGAGACCGACGTCTCGCAGGGGGAATTCTCGCTCTACGACAGCGTCGATCCGGACGCCCTGGACCGGATCTTCAGCAAGAAAGCCGACGGTACCGAACGATCCGGTGGTCACGTGGCGTTCACGGCCCTCGAACACGAGGTGTTTGTCTACGCGAACGGTGACGTCATCATCTATCCGCCGTCACAGACGCGGCGCTAA
- a CDS encoding 50S ribosomal protein L23: protein MSSIIEHPLVTEKAMNDMDFENKLQFVVNPDATKPEIRDEVEARFDITVDNVNTQVTMNGKKKATVKLSADDDAQEVASRIGVF, encoded by the coding sequence ATGAGTTCGATCATCGAACACCCGCTGGTCACGGAGAAGGCGATGAACGACATGGACTTCGAGAACAAGCTCCAGTTCGTCGTCAACCCGGACGCGACCAAGCCGGAGATCCGTGACGAGGTCGAAGCTCGCTTCGACATCACGGTCGACAACGTCAACACGCAAGTGACCATGAACGGCAAGAAGAAAGCAACCGTCAAACTGTCCGCGGACGACGACGCCCAGGAAGTCGCCTCGAGAATCGGGGTGTTCTGA
- a CDS encoding 50S ribosomal protein L2 — protein sequence MGRRILGQRRGRGTPTFRAPSHRYKAKLDHKKEEDDDVVRGTIVDIEHDPARSAPVAAVEFEDGDQRLVLAPEGVTVGEEIQVGVSAEIKPGNTLPLAEIPEGVPVCNVEANPGDGGKFARSSGVNADLITHDRNAAVVQLPSGEVKRLDPQCRATIGVVAGGGRTEKPMVKAGNKYHKMKARGTKWPRVRGVAMNAVDHPFGGGGRQHPGKPKSISRDAPPGRKVGDISSRRTGRGGDK from the coding sequence ATGGGACGACGCATCCTCGGACAACGACGTGGACGCGGGACGCCGACGTTCCGTGCTCCGTCGCACCGCTACAAGGCGAAGCTCGACCACAAGAAGGAAGAAGACGACGACGTGGTCCGCGGGACGATCGTGGACATCGAACACGACCCAGCCCGATCGGCTCCCGTCGCGGCCGTCGAATTCGAGGACGGCGATCAGCGCCTCGTCCTCGCTCCCGAAGGAGTCACCGTCGGCGAGGAGATCCAGGTCGGCGTCTCGGCGGAGATCAAGCCCGGCAACACGCTTCCGCTCGCGGAGATTCCGGAAGGGGTGCCGGTCTGTAACGTCGAAGCGAACCCGGGAGACGGCGGCAAGTTCGCCCGCTCCTCGGGTGTCAACGCGGACCTGATCACCCACGACCGCAACGCGGCGGTCGTCCAGCTGCCGAGCGGCGAGGTCAAGCGCCTCGATCCGCAGTGCCGAGCCACCATCGGCGTCGTCGCCGGTGGGGGCCGCACGGAGAAGCCGATGGTCAAGGCAGGGAACAAGTACCACAAGATGAAAGCCCGGGGCACGAAGTGGCCCCGCGTCCGCGGTGTCGCGATGAACGCCGTCGACCACCCGTTCGGTGGTGGCGGCCGACAGCACCCCGGCAAGCCCAAGTCCATCTCGCGGGACGCCCCGCCGGGACGGAAAGTGGGTGACATCTCCTCGCGCCGTACCGGTCGAGGTGGAGACAAATGA
- a CDS encoding 30S ribosomal protein S17, producing the protein MAIGLDVETPPEPENPEEYDYEKCPFYGELPVRGQILEGQVVSTDMEKTVVVEREYDVAVPKYDRYMKRRSRIPAHVPGVLEPLSVGDTAKIAETRPLSKTKSHVVVEVTEEATAEDIAELTRQVEPEQELSDEDLAADEPEGDE; encoded by the coding sequence ATGGCAATAGGATTAGACGTTGAAACCCCTCCGGAACCGGAAAACCCGGAGGAATACGACTACGAGAAGTGTCCGTTCTACGGCGAGCTTCCCGTTCGAGGGCAGATCCTCGAAGGGCAGGTCGTCTCGACGGACATGGAGAAGACCGTAGTCGTCGAACGAGAGTACGACGTGGCGGTCCCGAAGTACGACCGCTACATGAAGCGACGCTCGCGCATCCCGGCTCACGTACCGGGCGTGCTCGAGCCGCTCTCGGTCGGTGACACGGCCAAGATCGCAGAGACCCGACCACTGTCGAAGACCAAATCGCACGTGGTCGTCGAAGTAACCGAAGAAGCGACTGCCGAGGACATCGCCGAGCTCACTCGCCAGGTCGAACCTGAGCAGGAGCTGTCGGACGAAGACCTCGCCGCGGACGAACCGGAGGGTGATGAGTGA